From the Candoia aspera isolate rCanAsp1 chromosome 3, rCanAsp1.hap2, whole genome shotgun sequence genome, the window GGAACTGCTGTCTTCACGTCGGCTTCCGACCGGAAAGGATGCCTTTTGCGTGGGCATCCTCCGTTCGTGTCCCAGGCCCTGGTTTTCTACTGCCTGAACGTCCTGGGCCAAAACCCAGAGTCCCTGACTTCACCTGCCTCTGAGTTTCCCACCGGCTCCCCTTCCCGAGAGGCTGGTGGTGGCTCCTGGGCCCTCGTCTCGGCTCTGCCTTGCTGGGCAAAGGATGAaggctttcctttccttcccgcAGGGATGCTGGAAGACGGGAAAAAGTTCGACTCCTCCCGCGACAGGGGCAAGCCTTTCAAGTTCGTGATGGGCAAGCAGGAGGTCATCCGCGGCTGGGAAGAAGGGGTCGCCCAGGTATGGTGGGGCCAGTTTGGGAGGTGCCGGCCTTGAGGGAAGAGCCCCATCCCTGTGGCCACCACGGGGCTGATGGGGTCGGGGGCTGGTCCCAACTCCTGAGCTCCCTCAGCAAGAGGGGAGCCTCAAAGGGTCTTGGTGGACTGGTCCAGCTGATAGCCTGGAGAAGACCACCCTCTAACCTATGTAGCAAGTCTGACGGCTGAGACCCATCCCCCAGGCTCGCTCTTGTGAGCAGGAGCCATGATGGTTTGATTCTCGCATCTTGTCTGCAGCTTCATGGAGGATTATATGGAGGGGGGCCACTAGAAACCCAGTGGAGCTTTGCCTCTTGGCCTTGATTCCTGGTGCGACTCCGTGGAAGAAGAATCCATAATGGCTTCAGGGGTTCAACACGGGTCACTCATCTCCAGGCACTTCCAACCGTCCTGGGCTTGCCGTTGGGGGCCAGGAGAAGCAGCTGACTTTGCTGTCCATCCAGCTGCAGCCTGGAGACAGGAGGCCGCTGGGGTCCAGGGTTTCTTTCATCCCCCCTGCATTGCCACCCCCTCTTGGTGCTTGGATCCTGCAGCATCAGCGTGAGCCCAGACTGGCTTCTCCCCCTCTAACtctctgcccctcttcctttgtcAGATGAGCGTCGGCCAGAGAGCCAAGATGACAATCTCACCAGATTATGCTTACGGGGCTACCGGGCACCCTGGCATCATCCCACCCAATGCCATCCTAATTTTTGATGTGGAGCTCATGAAGTTGGAATGACAAAGAGGCCCCCGTCCTCCCATTTCCCTGCTCTGGGGTGAGTGACCATCTTGCAGGACTCCCGGCTGGCGTTCCCCAGGGGGGACGTTGGGGGGCCCTGGTTGGGGGAAGAGGGCCCTTTGGGAGGGCACAATGCTCTGGCTTCGTGACCTGTCAGCTAAATAAAGCAAGGTGTACGCACCGAGACGCGCCTTTTGTCAAGCCACCAAGAATGGAGAGAAGGGAGGCCAACATTTGCCAGCTGCTTCGGGTGTCTGCCCTGGCAACCCTGGGGCACCGCGCCCTCATGAAATAGCCGCCCCCCTCCTCAGCCCTCCGCAGGGCGGTCGCCGATGCGCGTTCTCCTTCGTCTTGACAGGTTCGGCACATGGAGAAATCCGGAAATCTTTGCTTCAAGATGAATGCACATGAATTTGTATGCAGCTTCCCCGGCTACCCGCTACACTCGGTGTAACCCTCCGCCCCGATCCGAATGTTCTGAGCCGCTCGTCGGCTCCGCTTCCTTGTTTCTCCTCCGTTCTTCGACGTTTTTGAGCTCTGTGCTATAAACCTCAGctattcttcctctctctctctctcttttttttttgggggggagggggttcgTCGGGTTCTTTAACCTTCCCTTGTTGGGTTTTTTGGGCGTAGACTTGAGTTGTGTGCGGTTGAGCATTTCTGTCTAATTGGTTCACCTTCTCATAGGAAATTCTTGCTGGAAGGCAAATCTGCTTTGCTGTGTTTGTTTTTGGAAGTACCTACTGCAGTGTCCCTCCAGctgggccacttgaagatgggtgggctacgtgctggctggggaattctgggagtcgtagtccacccatcttcaagtggcccagCTGGAGGGACACTGGTCTATTGTATTAAAAACCAGTTTGCTGCTGCAAAGCCATACAAAGCAATTGAGAGGAGTAGACACAGGAGTGGAGAAGGCCCTCTGCCCCACGCCCTCCTTGCTCCCGTCCAGGGGGGAGGGCAGGTCCCTCTCGCAGTAGGGCCTtggcctcttcctcccccccgcACCGAGGTGGCCGCGGACTTTTTACCGGTTTTTCAGGAGATTTTTAACTTTCCAAGGGGACGTTCCACGCCGCCACTCCCCAGCCGCCACGGCGGAGATGCCAGAGCGTTCCCTGTTGAAATCTGATGCTGGTCGTCGCAGCTTGCAACAGCCTCTTCTACCCCACGCACCATCCCTTCTGCTGCGGTCCCATCTCCCCCCCTCCGCCCCCTTTCCCCCACGTCGTGAGTTTTGGTAAGAGAATcgccactgcccccccccccttcctccaCAGTCATCACGTGAACGTACAGAGTTTTATTATTGCAATAAAAACGCTTTATGCTGGCTTTTCTCAAGTCTGGCGTGGCTgcgagtggtttttttttttttttttttccttctcctgcagATACTTGGCTGCAGCTGGCTGTGGCGCCGTGGCAGGATCCTGCCCTTCCGTTACGAAACTCACAGCGTCTCCCCAGGCAGTTGCCTCTTCTGGCTGCTGACCTCGCAAATTAAAATTCCAGGAAAAGCAGCTCGTTCATGACTGCTGACCTTTTTTTCTCACGGGCAGCTGAGAGGGAGGTCAGCCATTCCCAGGGGGTCTTTGTGCTGAGTAgccttgtccccccccccccacaaggtCCCTGGGAAGTCGAGAAGCCCCCAGCTGCCCTGGGTGTTAGGCCCGGATCCCCAGTGTAGTGCCTTTGGGCACCCACGTTCCTCGCAAGATGCCAGGGTCCTGCCCTCCCTGTCTTTAtagtacataaaaataataagaatcattaattattgaataatgaataataattcaCCTTGCAGTGCGCTGggttttggattgtttttattaaatatgCTGATTTCATAGTATATAACTTAATAAagtaataacataaaaatatttatatactataaaATTAGTATATTagtgtatagtatagtatatatgaaatgggcggtgaagaaatgcgatcaataaatatttgataaaaggAATCCAGAATCCAGCATGTTGCAAGGTGAAGCAACAGCCTCtggcattttcctttcttccaagaaCACCCTGGAGCCCCCATCGAAAATGGAAATACTGGGCTGAAGGGCCCCAATACTTTTGAGTGCTCCCACTGACCCAGACGATGGGAAGGATAGTAAGTAGGGGTGGGAAGTGGGAAGATGCTTTTGGGATTCATTCGCCTCCCTCCTCAGCAGCTGCTTCGGGAGGGTGCCCTCAAAATGTTTTTGGAATCGCAAGGCTGGGGGGCTGCCCCCGAGACTCGGGAGGACTCTAGATGTTAATCCTCCCGGCCAAGGGATTTCTAGCCACCTCCATCCCGTTTTTCGTCTCCAGGGCATCTTGGTTTCCAGGGCCCCGGGAGCACAACTGAGCTTGGATAATCTCACGCCCGGGGAAGAGAAAGGCGTCTCTGGGGAGCATGCCATCATTTTAAGCCAGGGAGGTCACTGGTGAATATACGGTGGGCAGTTTTCCCAAATGCCACGCACAGCAAAAAGCCGAGCTGCCGAGGTGGATGTTTCCTCGTGCCTGGAGGATGTCCAGCCAGCTTGACCTCCAGACctccaataatttttttaatatttaaaaaactgGGAAACCGGCATGCCAGAAGGGAAAATGGCTTCCGCTGTAATCTGTATACACAACCTCGGAGTCATGCACAGGCTTGGGGAATAGGGCAGGGGGCcgtctatgctggctggggaattctgcgagttgaagtccacacttcttgaagttgctgaggttgagaaacagcctAGATCATAAAAAAATTAGGCTGGGCTCACACCAGGCGTCGGACTTAAATCTGGTTGGCTCATTTATGGCTGATATTCTTGGGAACCCAACCGTAATCTTGGATTGTTTCAAGCCTTCGTGTCATGAAGTTCAGTAACCGGCACTTGAAAAGAATGCCcaggttcttcctcttccttcatcCGCGTGCTGTGAGTCCATTCacagaatacataaataaataaaggtaaaccAACCTATAAATATGGGTGAAATGTAAAGGAATGTTTTGGAGAAATCATGAAGAAGATGTTCCCTGTTcatttggtgtttgtttttttcacttcATCTCTCATTTTAATCCTGGGGAAAAGGGCCTCGGCTACTGAACCTCCTAAATTGGGCCTGGAGGATGTGAAAGAGGGAAAGCAGATTTGGTGCTACACCTGCAGTCGCTGGCCTGTTTATGCTGGCTTGAAAGGTTTAAACCGGCCTGCCTCAACCCGGCACCTTCCAGACGTCATCATCTCCTATTTTGCTCACACCACATGTTTAACCAGAGAAGTGCAAAAGCCAGGTGCTACATCTGTACAACCTAGTATGACTGGTTTAAACTAACCATGGTTTGGGATGGCATAGCCTGTGATGCAAACCTGTTTTGGCTCACTGTattatgcaaatccagaaaatggagcTAAAATGTTTCACAGGATCATTGACCATCCCACCACATGCCAACACACCTGTGTGCAACGTGATTTCTGCCTTTCGGCTCCTAGTGCAGGATGCACCTTTTGCGAGCATTTATTTTACTCCatttctcctctcttcctcctcttcaaaaGTGCTGAAGGCAGCCTTGGTGGGGTTTCCAggtggtctcccttccaagcCTTAACAAAGTCTTCCCAGgcatcaaactgaaaaggagTTTTGCTGGAAAGCATCCCACCTTTGGCCTCCAGGTGGCGCTGTAAGCTTGAGGCTACTGCCACCTCTAGGAAAATGCAGACTGAATATCCTGGGAAATAGGAAAAAGGAAGCTGCCtccaagggttagggttagggttagggttgctcCTAAATTCTCCTCTGCAAGGATTGGATTTTCAGCAAAGGGGCTTCCTGCAGATGTCGGGCACGGAACTGCACCCACCCTCTCTGTTCTTCATCAAGGTCAAGAGCTGGTGGGGGCTCAAGATGTCTGTTctgctctgcccccccccccgcaattacTGGGTCTGCCCCAAGACCATGGAATGAGCTGTGGAACCCCCAGAACCAAGGTGCCCCCTGCTGGAGCCAGTTGGAGAAGCAACTCTGAATCCTGCTGGTATGTTTTGGGAGAACTTGGCAAATTTATCCCAAACTCCTAATGATTTTGCATCATCCCCATCATCCAACTCCCTCTTGCTGATCTAGCGGCGTCTCCCATAATTCAACTCATAATTTAACTGGGGATGATGACCAGGGGCACCTACCAGggtgatggtgtgtgtgtgtgtgtgtgtgtcaatggCAACTCTGaccgtgtgatcaaagccctgtcccttttatTATGGAGATTAATTGTGCAGatgtggatgccatcttgacttttttgaccccctgtggatgcccctgcgaCATAAATAACAAGAAGAATCTAGCACAGGATATCTGAAGGGTGTTGGCTAGTAGCCCTGCAGATCTAATGCAGCTGAAGGACCTAGTTTAGGGATGCCATGCAAATACTTCTGAGCAAATTCTCTTTTTTAGAAAACAAGATGGGCACAGAATGACAAATCAAGGGCAGCTCCTGTCCTCAAAGAAAACGCTAGAGTTGGTGCAAAGCTGGTTGGTTTTAGGGGAAATCTGTGTTGGGCAACTGCAGCAGAGACTGTGAATTCTCTCACCCAGCTAACGAGGGGCCTAAAGATCTTTCATTTGTGATTGACTCACAGCATCCCTTTGGTGAGTGAGTAGCTGTACATTCGCTTTTGTAAAAtagtgtgatggtatgtgggaatgaccttgggagacagggtgaagagatgctgccaagggaatgggcagataagagagggcagagcccacagctgcataataggTGGAgcaaggggctcagaagggaccctccccagtttcttgggctgtaaaggagacagcaggagaattgcactttcaggcttgcaagattgatgtcagccttcccaattagaccagacaggaaacacgatcagTTGAGCTAATTCTACATTGCAAGGGTacattcacagaatcttgcaagtctgaaaatccAAATCTCCCactgcctctttctccacccattgtgcagctgcaggctccgctccctcttatctgcctgttttccccttggcagcatctctttggcctcccaaggtcattcccgcataccattacaaatAGGCATAACAGTTTCCAAAACCATCTGGGGTGCCCTAAGCAACTGGGGAGGTAATTAATCAACATCACGAGGATCCAGAAGTGCCTCCACCTTGGCAACCCTGCAATGCGTGGGAGGATTGCAGGAGCAACGGAGAAGTTACCGGACGTTGCTTGAATACCAGCTGGTGATGTGGAGGTTCTGGAATTGAAGTCTGCCACTGGACTCCCAAAGTGAGCGGTTGTACTTCGGGAAGTGGGCTCTGGGTGCCAGGCTCTGGGGTTGTTCTCGGAGGAAGATGGATGGAGAGGAAGTTATGAAGCACCGCTGGGCTGGATTTGG encodes:
- the FKBP1A gene encoding peptidyl-prolyl cis-trans isomerase FKBP1A isoform X1, producing MGVRLETIAPGDGRTFPKRGQTCVVHYTGMLEDGKKFDSSRDRGKPFKFVMGKQEVIRGWEEGVAQMSVGQRAKMTISPDYAYGATGHPGIIPPNAILIFDVELMKLE
- the FKBP1A gene encoding peptidyl-prolyl cis-trans isomerase FKBP1A isoform X2, with the protein product MGVRLETIAPGDGMLEDGKKFDSSRDRGKPFKFVMGKQEVIRGWEEGVAQMSVGQRAKMTISPDYAYGATGHPGIIPPNAILIFDVELMKLE
- the FKBP1A gene encoding peptidyl-prolyl cis-trans isomerase FKBP1A isoform X3, translating into MERGMLEDGKKFDSSRDRGKPFKFVMGKQEVIRGWEEGVAQMSVGQRAKMTISPDYAYGATGHPGIIPPNAILIFDVELMKLE